The genomic interval GATTATTTGATGAATGTATTGTCAGTGATCAAACACATTACTATCTGTGCTTATATGCAATAATGTGTTCATGTATGTTTGTACTGAATTTTCACAACTATAACCCGAGTCTCAAACTTACTAATTGGTTTACTTGTGTGGTTTCAGGTATTCCATTACAAAGGCTTTCTGTGTCGCCTTTCTGATGACcttcttttctgtttttgatGTCCCTGTTTTCTGGCCCATACTCCTCTGTTATTGGATTGTTCTTTTTGTCCTTACGATGAAGCGCCAAATCATGCACATGATCAAGTACAAGTATATTCCATTCAGCATTGGGAAGCAGGTGAGGGTCCTAGAGTATTGTTCACCTGATATTACCccatattattttttaaccaTCTCCTTCCCTCTTCCAAGTCCATTTGAAATTCAATTTGTGGCGATAAGGTTCTAGATTTTTTCTGTTGATTAGTGTTGTCATCTTTAGCTTCTTTAACTTCAATCTACTAACTCATTTCCTTGGATTATTAGAGGTATGTAGGGAAGCCTGCTGCAAATAGTAGTGGCGCCGCGGAATGAAAGTTAGGAAAACAGAATGGGAAGAAGTGCAGTGTTCAAATGTTTTTAGCTATTCTGAACACCTTTCTTGTCAACTCTTGCAAGGTTATAGAACTTATAGATATGTTGACTTTTTGCATGCTATTAGGATTTTAACAAGCAGTTGTAACTTGCATAACTTGAGATCCTCGCCTCATTAATATGAATTTCTTGATACTGTCATGTAATTACCGTTCTCATTCTGTGTTTACTTCTGATTTCTGAATGTTGAGGCTGCCTATTTGCGCATCCTCTTGCGGTCGGTTTCTGTGTACTCACATGGTATGGTTCTAAATCCCGGCAGCAAGTTGCGTTAGAATTCATTCCAACAAAGACATTGAACTAGTCAATAACAAGCACGTTGACAATAATCCCAACTTGTTTGCCGTTGAGCTTTACATAATCTCCGAATAGCGATCATGATCATATTATTCATATGCTATGAATTCTCTGGAGGCATTTCCAGGTGGGATAGGAGGGAGATTCTGGCATGGGGTTTAGGTGCCAGATAGATGTCTAATCAGACAGAATTGGTATAACAACCCTCCAACAACTTGGTAACGATAGCACAAAGTTTAGTTGTTAATTTGCTATTACTTGACTTTATATGATATCATTCTGAATGATAATATAACACATGAAAAGAAGTTTAGTATTTTATAGGTGGACAATATTAATTGGACAGGGCCAGCTAATTTGTTTGAGGTCTTCTTCCTTCTtatttctccttctctctcttctaaATGATTGCATAAAGTGTTAAATACCTTCAAAGCCAAGCATCACATTCCGTCCCACTGAACCAAATTTGTTAGCATTCTTTCCACAAATGAGTGGGAGAATTTATGTTGTGATATTCTTTTGCTGGGCTGCTCTTACTATCATCACCCCCACACTCATTATCTTGTCGGAAACTTCAAAACCTTACTCGGAATTACAAGGTAAGAAGCACTAGCTTAACCAAATTGTGTCTAACCTTTTCTCTTGTATTGATTTCTCGGTTGCTTGAATTCAACGTAACTTGTTCATCATCTGCTTCTTATTTTGCAGATGAGGGAATTAAGGAAATCAAGGCTAGAAGATTGATAGGATATGCGGTGAAACATCGAATGAGCACTTATTCTGCACCCTCACCTGCAGAGGCACCGTCACCGGCACCAACTCCAATTCCAGAGACAGGCTCGGAGACTAGCAGAGTCGATCTTGCGAAAGTTTTCTCAGAATCGTTGAGATTGGTGATCAGAAAAACTAAACTCAGGTTGAAATGACCCTTTTTTAGTCTAATTTTGTGTTCATGCATGAAGCTCTTTTAAGCATGCTTTAAGCCTCTCCGATCATCTTTGAAAGAAATTTGTAAAAGAGAAGGGGAAGGAAAACTGTATTCCTGGTTTTCCAGTACATAGGTAGCTAGGTGTTATTTTCGTTTCAGGGAATTGTACTGAGACAAACCAAAGGATACAAGCACAAGCTGAGAATATTACAAGTACTAAGGTTTTATTTAGCTACATGTTAAtcaacaactttatataatgcTTAAACAAATTGCTGGAGGTAATCCTCCACAGTGGTGTAATCAACATCCGGGTACAGCTCGGAAGCTTCAACTCCCAACGATGGCTCAATGTCGAAGTTGGTAAGATCTCCTTTCACAAACACAGAGTGGTAGATTCCCATTATCAAATTTTCTGGAAATGGGGTCGCTGCAAAAAAACAGTGAATCAAATTTCATCGACAACTTCATTTTCATTATGTGAAGGTCGTTCTCTAAATCTCTAAACTAAACTGACCTATAATGTCGTCGAGGAGTTTTTGCTCTGGAACATAGACCTTCTCAAGTAGTTTGCCAATTTTCTTCTCCCACAAGGCAACCAGTTCATTCATGGAGTAGATGTTTCGAGGCGGCTTGAGGTAGAGAACCTTGTTCAGTGTTCTTGAGTCATCAACTGCTCGGATTGTATAGGTGCCAATGTCCTCTTCCTTGACAAAGATAGCTGTACCAAAATTACGTAAACAAAATTAGCCATCAAGGACCCGAAATGATGATTCACTTTAACTTCGCATACTATATGAGAGATTGAGGTTCTATAAATCAAACAATGAATGTTGCTTCTGCATAAGAGCATAAAGGATCGGAATTGGACTTGTTGTGTTATAAGGTGAATTACCCTTTGGATTTCCATCCCCTAGGATGAAGACTTTGTCTCTGGGTGGAGAAGTAGCATTTGGCTGTACCAATGAGGGTAGAAAATAGCCGGCGAAGCAGTTGCTGGTGACATATGTGTAGGGTATCCCCTCGGCCTCTATAGCTCGCCGGATTTGCGCTTTGCTCGCAAAAAAAGATTTGGCCGGCTCAACTATGTCATGTATAAGATCCACATCGCTTCCAAACTCCGATGGGAAGAATCTCTGATGATCAGGTGAATGTAATATCAGATACATCAGTGAATCCTAGTCTTTCTTTAGATAGTAACACCAAAATAATCACGGTCACTACTAGATCTTACTCTTAAGTCTATATTCAATGGTGGAGACGCTAACCTTGACATTACCAGCTTCTTTAATGGCAGCAATGATCTTAGTTTGATCTGGTGCCGCTGGAATGCCCACTGTTGATATCACCACGTCCACCTTTTTGATCACCTTCACCAGACCCTCGTGCTCATCAATATCTCCCTATGCAATCAATATAAACCAGTTAACTAAATGTAATTAAGCCAAAAACGGATGGTGGTAGCTAagttgtatatatacatagagCAAAGTGACTCCCAAGTTCTTGAAACTTTGAATAAGTTTTCCCTTGGCAGGGTCATTGACTGTGGTCTCTCTAACAAGAGCAAAGGTGGGATGGTTAGCCTTTGCGCTCGCTTCAACGATGAACTTGCCGATGTAGCCGGTGCCTCCGATTACCAAAACCTTGCTTTTCCGAGGATCGGCCATTGCAATTAGCAAACAAGTGGAGGCTGGAGAGTGAATATTAACTAGAAGACTGTGCGGAAGTTCCTCTGTTCCAGAGTTGTGGTTAAGTGCGCTCTATATAGGAACACAATTTGTGAAATGtacatatattaatatatggCGTATCATTTGATTCACCTAAATTATTGAACGGTCGGAATCACCTCTCTGTATATATTGATGTTTAATTTCACCGTCATCGTCCTAATTAGCATAAAACTTGGAAAGATCTATTTATACGTATGCCGTGATAGTTATCTTCTCACATTTTTATTTGGTTCCCTTACATCGTCTTATGACACCTAATTTATCAATATAAAAACTAATGATACTTGCAAGGGTTGAAAAATTCTAAGTTTGGAGAaaactttaattttcttttcaaatttttgATGCAGGACAAGGAGAGgacaaattaaatatattttagGCAAAGAAACGGCGAACAATCAATTAAGAATAATTATTTGAAGATAAGTAATTCACGCGTTCTAAGACAAATAACTGCTAGAATATTTAAGAATACAATATTTTGGACTTTTTGGGTTGCTCGTACAAAATTACAGATTTTAATTCGTGAAAAATATTAGAATAGATTTTGGCAAGAATGTCCGTTTGAGACGCATAATACCTTTCTAGAATAGGAACGACGAGATCTACAAGACTTACTTTAGTAAGCTCTGTCAGTTTTAAGCGAAATACTAACGTCTTACTGTTCTAATTCGGGATTTAGTATTTTAAGCtagttttattttccttttagaACTCTTTCATTTAGATTATTGTTTCCTTTTTAATTTGGATCCTTAGGTTTCAATGGTAGATTatgattatgattttgtttagGTTATTGATGCTTATATAAGCATCAtcttttcttgtatttggaCATCTTTTGTTATCAATAAACATTtgagtttttttaattatccTGATCTCGCGGAGTTGAGAAACCCTAATTTTGTGGATTCAAAACTGCCGCTGGTGCATTCCAACGGGTTAGTTCCGCTGTATCACTCTTCATGAACTACATTCTACTCGGAAATTAAAGTTAGAAGAAGCATTCTAAACAGTACTGCAGAAAAGAGGATGTTTGATCATAACTTCGGCTTTTGAAACAATCCCAGTGGTGAATTCAATATATCAAGTTTAGTACATTTCCTCATAGAAGAAGACATGCATAAACAGCATATTTAGATAGCAAAAC from Argentina anserina chromosome 2, drPotAnse1.1, whole genome shotgun sequence carries:
- the LOC126784954 gene encoding eugenol synthase 2-like is translated as MADPRKSKVLVIGGTGYIGKFIVEASAKANHPTFALVRETTVNDPAKGKLIQSFKNLGVTLLYGDIDEHEGLVKVIKKVDVVISTVGIPAAPDQTKIIAAIKEAGNVKRFFPSEFGSDVDLIHDIVEPAKSFFASKAQIRRAIEAEGIPYTYVTSNCFAGYFLPSLVQPNATSPPRDKVFILGDGNPKAIFVKEEDIGTYTIRAVDDSRTLNKVLYLKPPRNIYSMNELVALWEKKIGKLLEKVYVPEQKLLDDIIATPFPENLIMGIYHSVFVKGDLTNFDIEPSLGVEASELYPDVDYTTVEDYLQQFV